The Rhizobium tumorigenes genome window below encodes:
- a CDS encoding TrbC/VirB2 family protein has product MKTRLYNLARSVMSTGRINGNILVLAGVAGAVMMGNVELAYAAGDIFQPINSVFTTLLNFMTGTFATTAATIACAAVGYMALTSRIPWSWCFSIIVGIAFIFGGSQLVQSMSSGLGG; this is encoded by the coding sequence ATGAAGACAAGGCTATACAATCTCGCCCGATCGGTGATGTCGACCGGACGGATCAACGGAAACATCTTGGTGCTGGCAGGGGTCGCCGGCGCTGTGATGATGGGCAATGTCGAACTAGCCTATGCCGCCGGCGATATCTTCCAGCCGATCAATTCGGTGTTCACGACACTCCTCAATTTCATGACCGGAACGTTCGCGACGACAGCGGCGACCATCGCCTGTGCTGCCGTTGGCTACATGGCGTTGACGAGCCGTATCCCCTGGAGTTGGTGCTTTTCCATCATCGTTGGCATCGCCTTCATCTTTGGCGGCTCGCAGCTCGTGCAGTCCATGTCTTCCGGATTGGGCGGCTGA
- a CDS encoding lytic transglycosylase domain-containing protein — MSIAPMRTAIVVVNLVFPCLALANDASPSSGAFTVNVSSDCADGAVDAKTIRQLITRETSRQGVDARLALAIADQESGFGAHVNSTAGARGPMQLMPRTAARYQVTDICDAAENIRGGVSYLKDLTAAFGGNIMLVVAAYNAGEGRVVAAGGVPDIAETVSYTALVTNAYYGFDNYLKGGKRAAKAAAAGSRAVAAAGVDLLAQTPASEQPTPIHQTRPQAGDHDWIGGSVLYVQ; from the coding sequence ATGTCCATAGCCCCCATGCGCACTGCGATCGTTGTCGTGAACCTCGTCTTTCCCTGTCTGGCTTTGGCCAACGATGCATCGCCCAGTTCGGGCGCGTTCACAGTCAATGTCTCTTCCGACTGCGCTGACGGTGCGGTGGATGCAAAGACCATTCGCCAGCTCATCACCAGGGAAACGTCGCGCCAGGGGGTCGACGCCAGGTTGGCACTGGCAATTGCCGATCAGGAGTCCGGCTTCGGCGCCCACGTCAATTCGACCGCGGGAGCGCGCGGTCCCATGCAGCTCATGCCAAGGACCGCCGCGCGCTATCAGGTGACGGATATTTGCGACGCGGCCGAGAATATTCGGGGCGGCGTCAGCTACCTCAAGGATCTGACGGCTGCCTTTGGAGGCAACATTATGCTCGTGGTTGCGGCCTATAATGCCGGAGAGGGTCGTGTCGTTGCCGCAGGGGGCGTGCCGGATATTGCCGAGACCGTCTCCTACACGGCACTGGTTACCAACGCCTATTACGGCTTTGACAACTACCTGAAGGGCGGCAAGCGGGCCGCCAAGGCCGCCGCTGCGGGCAGTCGAGCCGTTGCTGCTGCCGGCGTGGACCTGCTGGCGCAAACGCCAGCCTCCGAGCAGCCAACCCCCATCCATCAAACCAGACCGCAAGCCGGCGATCACGACTGGATCGGCGGCTCGGTTCTGTACGTGCAGTAG
- a CDS encoding VirB4 family type IV secretion/conjugal transfer ATPase — MQKSIRKDLRFGAESAREKPISAHVPYLRHVDEETLRTKDGMLLTIIKIDGFCHQTADQQIIDVEATARNTLVRALADSRFAAYAHIVRRRIPPQLGGTFDIPFCRALNDRYMLSLKDNSMYLNELYLTIIRRGFQGKVGLADEILSRLRKASGVSERAMDLEARQELREHVANIVKGMEHYGARVLKVVARERHVASEPLEFLAMLLNGGEPVAMALPRMPLDQYLPTRRITFGRRVFEMRGASDIETRFGAMLSIREYPPYTAAGMIDGLLKVPGEFILSQSFALQDRAPVLSEMDRIERQISVSDERGTSLGSAISIARDELVNGRAVMGYHHLSVMALGASIKETEAGAQAITKELQNAGMVVVREDLNSEPVFYAQLPGNFSYIARRALISSRNFCGLASFHNFALGKPRGNHWGPAVSLLQTTSMTPYFFNFHKGEVGNFIVTGPTGSGKTVALLFLLSQAMRARPQPRCAFFDKDRGGEVFIRACGGQYEVLQPGVPTGFNPLQLPDIPDNRAFVYDLLSYLVRPKDDAEKLSAEQEKILYRAVEQIFSVPVRERLFSDVVHLLRGGEAAGPDDLASRFEAWCDTRGWLFNNTVDLWDGERGIFGFDLTAVLNDPEVRTVALGYIFFRIGQMLDGERPMMLFVDEGWKLLSDDRAGAFINDQLKTIRKKNGIVGIGTQSPRDITTSRIAHTLLEQSPTTIFFPNPKADGESYVKGFGLSETEFEWVRSTASTSRQFLVKHDHDSLIARLDLSALPDFIKVLSGRAETVAECERLRRRYGDAPELWLPYYCGWSQEPDNPPDARGDMR, encoded by the coding sequence ATGCAAAAGTCCATCCGCAAGGATCTTCGGTTTGGAGCCGAAAGCGCCCGGGAAAAGCCGATCTCGGCGCATGTCCCCTACCTCAGGCATGTCGACGAGGAAACACTGCGAACCAAGGACGGAATGCTGCTGACGATCATCAAGATCGATGGCTTCTGTCACCAGACCGCCGATCAGCAAATCATCGATGTCGAGGCGACCGCGCGCAACACGCTGGTTCGGGCCCTCGCAGACAGCCGTTTTGCAGCCTACGCCCACATCGTGCGGCGTCGTATTCCCCCTCAACTCGGTGGTACGTTCGATATCCCATTCTGCAGGGCTCTCAATGATCGTTACATGCTGAGCCTAAAAGACAACAGCATGTATTTGAACGAGCTCTACCTGACGATCATCCGGCGGGGCTTCCAGGGCAAGGTCGGACTGGCGGACGAGATCTTATCGCGCTTGCGCAAGGCGTCCGGTGTATCCGAGCGGGCGATGGATCTGGAGGCCCGCCAGGAGCTGCGCGAGCATGTCGCCAACATCGTCAAGGGAATGGAACATTACGGCGCCCGGGTCCTGAAGGTGGTGGCGCGGGAGCGGCACGTGGCGTCCGAGCCGCTCGAGTTCCTGGCGATGCTGCTTAACGGCGGCGAGCCAGTCGCCATGGCCTTGCCGCGCATGCCTCTCGACCAATATCTGCCGACCCGCCGTATCACCTTCGGCCGCCGTGTCTTCGAAATGCGCGGCGCCAGCGACATCGAAACCCGGTTCGGCGCAATGTTGTCGATCCGCGAATACCCACCCTACACCGCGGCTGGCATGATCGACGGGCTGCTGAAGGTCCCGGGCGAGTTCATCCTGTCGCAAAGTTTCGCCTTGCAAGATCGTGCGCCAGTCCTGTCGGAGATGGATCGGATAGAGCGTCAGATCAGTGTTTCGGATGAGCGTGGCACGAGCCTTGGAAGTGCTATCTCGATTGCCAGGGATGAGTTGGTCAACGGCCGCGCCGTCATGGGCTATCACCATCTGTCGGTGATGGCGTTAGGGGCTTCGATCAAGGAGACCGAGGCCGGCGCCCAGGCCATCACCAAGGAATTGCAGAATGCCGGTATGGTGGTCGTGCGCGAGGATCTGAACAGCGAGCCGGTCTTTTACGCCCAGCTACCGGGCAACTTCTCCTATATCGCACGTCGCGCGCTGATTTCGTCGCGCAATTTTTGTGGACTGGCGTCGTTTCATAATTTTGCTCTTGGAAAACCCCGTGGAAATCACTGGGGACCGGCTGTTTCCTTGCTGCAGACGACGTCGATGACCCCCTATTTCTTCAACTTCCACAAGGGTGAGGTCGGCAATTTCATCGTCACCGGCCCGACGGGTTCGGGAAAGACCGTGGCGCTCCTGTTTTTGCTGTCGCAGGCAATGCGGGCAAGACCCCAACCTCGATGCGCCTTTTTCGACAAGGATCGTGGTGGGGAGGTCTTCATTCGTGCCTGCGGTGGTCAGTACGAGGTGCTGCAACCCGGCGTTCCAACCGGTTTCAATCCGCTGCAACTTCCAGACATTCCTGATAACAGGGCGTTCGTCTATGACCTCCTCAGCTATCTCGTTCGCCCAAAGGATGATGCCGAAAAGCTGTCGGCCGAGCAGGAGAAAATCCTCTACCGAGCGGTCGAGCAGATATTCAGCGTGCCGGTCCGGGAGCGCCTGTTCTCGGACGTCGTCCATCTGCTGCGAGGGGGCGAGGCCGCCGGGCCCGACGATCTGGCGTCGCGTTTCGAGGCCTGGTGCGATACCCGAGGATGGTTGTTCAACAACACGGTGGATCTTTGGGATGGCGAGCGCGGCATCTTCGGCTTTGATCTGACCGCCGTCCTCAATGATCCGGAAGTCCGCACAGTGGCGCTCGGCTATATCTTCTTTCGCATCGGCCAGATGCTGGATGGCGAGCGGCCGATGATGCTCTTCGTTGACGAAGGCTGGAAACTCCTGAGCGACGACCGGGCAGGCGCCTTCATCAACGACCAGCTGAAGACCATCCGCAAGAAGAACGGTATTGTCGGAATTGGCACGCAATCTCCACGCGATATCACCACATCGCGGATCGCCCATACGCTGCTCGAGCAAAGCCCGACGACCATCTTCTTCCCCAACCCGAAGGCGGATGGGGAGAGCTATGTCAAAGGTTTTGGACTTTCGGAAACCGAATTTGAGTGGGTGAGGTCGACCGCGTCGACAAGCCGTCAGTTCCTGGTCAAGCACGACCACGACAGCCTTATCGCGCGGCTTGATCTCTCCGCACTCCCGGACTTCATCAAGGTGCTGTCCGGCAGGGCTGAAACGGTCGCCGAATGCGAGCGTCTGCGTCGTCGCTACGGCGACGCCCCGGAGCTCTGGCTGCCCTATTACTGTGGCTGGAGCCAGGAGCCTGACAATCCTCCGGACGCAAGAGGTGATATGAGATGA
- a CDS encoding type IV secretion system protein VirB3 translates to MSEAEVRAEVAPLVLGLTRPRMFWGVPIGVFVGELMIVVMTFLNTKNLAMFLLFLPLHAAAYVITVRDPHLANVALVRIAKCPWTKNRHFWGGNSYEP, encoded by the coding sequence ATGAGCGAGGCTGAGGTAAGGGCGGAAGTGGCGCCGCTTGTTCTCGGTCTCACACGGCCGAGAATGTTCTGGGGCGTGCCGATCGGCGTCTTCGTCGGCGAACTGATGATTGTCGTCATGACGTTCCTCAATACGAAGAACCTTGCGATGTTTCTTCTCTTCCTGCCCCTGCATGCCGCGGCTTACGTGATCACGGTGCGCGATCCGCACCTGGCGAACGTCGCTCTCGTGCGGATCGCCAAATGCCCCTGGACGAAGAACCGTCACTTCTGGGGCGGCAATTCCTATGAACCGTAA